CGTGCTGGCCACCGGGGTGGCGCCGCGCATCCCGGACATCCCGGGCATCGACCATCCGATGGTGCTGACCTACGGCGAGGCCATCACCGGGGTCAAACCGCTCGGGAAAAGTGTCGCGGTGATCGGTGCCGGCGGAATCGGTTTCGACGTCAGCGAATTCCTGGTCACCGATGTCTCGCCGACGCTGAACCTCAAAGACTGGAAGACCGAATGGGGCGCCGCCGACCCTTGGGAGGCGCCGGGTGCGCTGATCACTCCGCTCCCCGCACCACCGGCCCGCGAGGTCTACCTGCTGCAGCGCTCCAGCGGCGCCCAAGGCCGCAAGCTCGGCAAGACCAGCGGCTGGGTGCATCGCGCGTCGCTGAAAGCCAAGGGCGTGCAACAGCTTTCCGGAGTCAACTACGAACGGGTGAGCGACGAGGGCCTGCTCATCAGCTTCGGCCCGAAGCGGGAACGCCCGCAACTGCTCGAGGTGGACAACGTCGTGGTCTGCGCCGGCCAGGAGCCGGTCCGCGATCTCGAGGACGAGTTGCGCCGTGACGGAGTCAGCCTGCACATCATCGGCGGCGCCGCGGTGGCTGCGGAATTGGACGCCAAGCGGGCGATCCGGCAGGGCACCGAATTGGCCGCCCGGCTCTAGCGATGCGCCGAGTGAAGCGAACTACGCCGCCAGCGGGTTGTAGTCGGTGGTGCGCTGCCGGGCCGGCCGGCCGATACCCTCGGCGATCGCGGTCAACTCGGCGACGGTCTTGGCCGAGCCGAACTCCGAGCCGGCCATCCGCGAGATGGTCTCCTCCATCAGCGTGCCGCCCAGATCGTTGGCGCCACCATTGAGCATCACCTGGGTGCGCTCGGTGCCGAGCTTGACCCAGCTGGTCTGGATCTGAGAAATGCGGCCGTGCAACATGATTCGTGCCAACGCGTGGACGGCCCGGTTATCGCGATGCGTGGGCCCGGGGCGCGCGGCGCCGGCCAGGTACAGCGGCGAATTCTGGTGCACGAACGGCAGCGGGACGAATTCGGTGAAGCCACCGGTGCGGTCCTGGATCGAGCGCAGCACATTGAGGTGGCCCACCCAGTGCTTCGGGTCGTCGACGTGGCCGTACATCATGGTCGACGACGACCGCAGGCCGACCTCGTGCGCGGTCGTCACGATATCGATCCACTCCGAGGTGGGCAGCTTGCCCTTGGTCAGCACCCAGCGGACCTCGTCGTCCAAGATCTCCGCGGCCGTGCCGGGAATGGTGTCCAGTCCGGCCTCGCGCAGGCTGGTCAGCCACTCGCGGGCGCTCACTCCGCTCCGGGTGACGCCGTTGGCGATTTCCATCGGCGAGAAGGCGTGCACGTGCATCGACGGCACCCGCGCCTTGACCGCACGTACCAGATCGGCGTAGCCGGTGACCGGCAATTCGGGGTCGATGCCGCCCTGCATGCAGACCTCGGTGGCGCCGGCGACATGCGCCTCCCAAGCCCGCTGCGCGACCTCGTCGGCCGACAGCGAAAACGCGTCGGCGTCGTCCTTCCGCTGGGCGAAGGCACAGAACCGGCAGCCGGTGTAGCAGATGTTGGTGAAGTTGATGTTGCGGTTCACCACGAACGTCACGTCGTCGCCGACGGTGTCGCGACGCAGTGAATCCGCCAGCGCGGCAACGGCTTCCAATGCAGGGCCGTCGGCCGTCGCCAGGGCCAGGTATTCGGCGTCGGAGCATGCGGCGGGGTTACGCTCGGCGGCGCGCAGTGCGGCCAACACGTCGGTGTCGATACGTTCGGGCGTGCGGGCGGCCAGGTCATGCACTTTCGCCCGGATCGACTCCCAGTCGCCGAACGCGCTGTCGAGGTCGCTGCGGGTCTCGGTGTTGCGGCCTTCGGTGTCGATCGCCGCGTTCAGGTCGACCCGACCGGCGGAGGCGACGTCGTCAGGCTCCTGCCACGGCATGCCCACCGGAATGACGTCGCGGGCCAGCCCGGTGTCTGGATCAGCCAGTGCGACAACGTGTCCGCGCACCCGCGGGTCGATCCACGCTGCACCGGCCTGCACGTACTTGGGCTGCGCGGTCAACCGCTCGACCAGGTCGTAGCCCGCCGCGGCGGTGACCTCGGCCAGCCGGTCCAGCGCGGGCCACGGCCGCTCCGGGTTGACATGGTCGGGGGTCAGCGGCGAGACGCCACCCCAGTCGTCGACGCCGGCGGCGATCAGCGCGAGGCATTCCTCTTCCGACACCAGGTTCGGCGGCGCCTGGATGCGCATCGTCGGGCCGAGGACCAGTCGCGACACGGCGATGGTGGCCAGGAAGTCGTCGATACCGGCGTCCGGCGTCGACGCCATCGCGGTGTGCTCCTTGGCCCGAAAGTTCTGCACGATCACTTCTTGGACGTGGCCGAACTCCTTGTGCGACTTGCGAATCGCGTGCAGCGTCTCGGCCCGCTCGACCAGCGTCTCGCCGATACCGACCAACAGCCCGGTGGTGAACGGAATGGACAGCCGGCCCGCGTCGGTCAGCGTGCGCAGCCGCACCTCGGGGTCCTTGTCCGGACTCCCGTAGTGCGCAAGGCCTTTCGTCTCGAACAGTCGCCGCGACGTCGTCTCCAGCATCATGCCCATCGACGGCGCGACCGGCTTGAGTCGCGACAGCTCCGACCAGCTCATCACGCCGGGGTTCAGGTGCGGCAGCAGGCCGGTCTCCTCCAGCACCCGGATCGCCATGGCCCGCAGGTAGGACAGCGTCGAGTCGTAGCCGCGCTCCTCCAGCCACGCGCGGGCCTCGGGCCACCGCTCTTCCGGTCGGTCGCCGAGAGTGAAAAGGGCTTCCTTGCAACCGAGTTCGGCTCCACGGCGGGCGATGTCGAGGATTTCGTCGGGCTCGAGGTACATGCCCATGCCCTGGGCGCGCAGCTTGCCGGGCACCGTGACGAAGGTGCAGTAGTGACAGGAGTCCCGGCACAGATGCGTGACCGGAATGAAGACCTTGCGGGAGTAGCTCACCGGCAGGCGTCCGGTACCGCCGCGTCGCCCGGCCGATTCCAGCCCGGCATCGCGCACCCGTGCCGCGCTGCGACACAGATCGGCCAGGTCGTCGCCGCGGGCGCTCAGCGCGATCGCGGCCTCGTCGACGTTGAGCGCCACCCCGTCACGGGCCCGCCGCAGTACCCGGCGCATCGCGGAACCGCCGGGTTTGCGATGTTGCTGTGGGACCGACGGGCTGGGCAGCAGGGTCGGCTCTTCGTCCGGAGTCAACGGCACGTTTGTGTAACTCCCGGCCAACGCCAATTCATCCGCAAGTTCATCCGCACGTCCCTACTATCCGCGACCCGACGCGTGCCCTGAGCGACAACAGTAGCCTCCGGCGGTGCGCCGGGGCGTGCCTGCCCTCAGCGGGCGGGCGCGCGCCTCATCAGCACCCAGACCGGTGGCAGTAAACCGACCGCGAGCAGCAGCAATGGGCTGTAGGCGAAGAGTCCGCGGCCGGCAAAAATGACGTCGTCACCGGGACCGGGCAGGCACATCACCAGGACGGTCAGCAGCCAGGCCCACAGCGGGAGCGCGGCCAGCCGGGTCGAGTCGGTCCACCGCCCGGCGGCCCACACCAGCGCGGCGTTGACTAAGCCACTGATCAGCGCGCTGATCGGGAAGGGAAACGAGCCGATGTAGGACGGCAAAAGAAGGGCGCCGCCGACCGCCGACAACACACCGTCGATCGCCAGTAGCGCCAGGATGGCGACGCGAGCGGCGATCAGGTGGGGACGCTGTCCAACTGCGAGACGATGGACATGACCGTCCACTGGAAGCTGTCCAGTCGGTCCTGCCAGTGCTGCTGGTTGTAATCCAGATCCGGATCCATGTCGGCAGCCTACCGCGAGTCGGCCCCGGCGAGGTCGAGTCCGGCGAGCAGGTCGCTCTCCCAGCCGTGGTCGCCGCGTTCGCCGGCCGTACCGCCGGCCAGGATGTAGTGCTCCTGCGCGATCACCGGCAGCGCAATGTTGTTCGACAGCGCGAGGGTGCGCCCGGTCGGCCCGACGGTGAGTTGGGTGGCGTGGGCGCGCATTGCGGCGATCTTCGCCGGCAGTGCGGCCGGGTCGTCGATGACGGCGTCGATCTCGTCGTCGGGGAAGCCCATCTCGCCGAATTCGCCGTCCGGCGGCGGGACGATCCAGTCGTCGCGGGTGTCATCGGGGCCGAGCGCCGCCCAGCCCGCGATGAACGCGCTGCGGGAGATCACGGTCCAGTAGAACTTCGGCACGGTCCACGGGGTGCCCGGGTACTCGTTCGTGCTGCCGGCGGCGTCGACCGCCGCGGTGGTGACGACGTGGGTCTGAATGTGGTCGGGATGCCCGTAACCGCCGTTGGGGTCGTAGGTCACCACGACGTGCGGCCGCATCTCGCGGATGATCTCGACAAGCGCGCCGACAGCCTCGTGCTGGTCGGCGTCGCTGAAGCGCCGCTGGCCGCGGGCTTCGCTACCGGCCATGCCCGAATCGCGCCAGCGGCCCGGCCCGCCCAGGTAGACCGGCCCGTCGAGGCCGAGGGCCCGCAAAGCCGTGGTGAGTTCGAGGATGCGGTAGCCGCCGAGTTGGTCGGCGTGATCCACCGCGAGCTGGGCCCACTGGTCGCCGATGACCTCGCCCTCTTCGCCGAGGGTGCAGGTGACGACTTTGACCTGTGCGCCGCGCCCCACGTAGTGAGCGATGGTGACGCCGTTGGTGATCGTTTCGTCGTCGGGATGGGCATGCACGAACAACAGCCGGGGAGTCTCCTGCATGGCTCGAACACTACCGCTGCGCTGCGCGGCAAAGGATTTCGCGAGCAGACCGCCTGAGCTGCAAAGACAGTCGACGGATTGGCAAAGCCCGGTCCCGACGAAAGGCACGAAGCTGGCTACTATCGTCGGATGGGACAGCAGACGGCGGCGGTCCGCACCCGGCGGCGGGGCAAGCAACTCGAAGACGCCCTGTATGACGCGACGCTGGCCGAATTGGCCGCGGTCGGCTACGGCGGACTGACCATGGAGGGCATTGCCGCCCGGGCCCGCACCGGGAAGGCCGCGCTGTACCGGCGTTGGTCCAGCAAGCATGACCTGGTGCAGGCCGCGTTGCTCTACGCGCTGCCCCCGCTGCCGGAGCCACGCGCGGACCGGTCGGCGCGGGAGAACTTGTTGGCGGTCCTCAGCGCGCACTGCGACGTCGTCTCGGGCAAGACGGCATTTCCCGGGTTGGACAGCATGCAGCAACTGCTGCACGAGCCGGAACTGCGAGCGATCTTCGCCGACGCCGTGGTTGGGCCCCGGCTGCGGATCACCGAGACGATCCTGCAGGCCGGCGCCGACCACGGCGAGATCGACGCCGACACCATGACGCCCTACACGGCCCGCGTCGGCACCGCGTTGGTGAACCAGCAGATGCTGCTGACCGGCGCCCCGCCGAGCAAGCGTCAGCTGGCCCAGATCGTCGACACGGTGCTGCCGAACCGTCACTGAAAAACGTTGCCGCACAATGGGCCAAAGGCGGGCCGCCCCCTGGTCGGTCCGCCTTTGGCGTATGGGGTGTGCACGAAGCGAGACGGTGGTCGGAACAACCTGCTGCGGAAATGCCGCGCGGCCTCGTAGTTCTAGTGCATGCCCCCGGCTATTGGCTGAACCGGTAGGTCGAACGCTACCTGAGGGCAACCTTAGTGACGGCGAATCACTAACTTCTGTCCAACAGAGACCGAATCGTTACAGACCGCAGGTCACGAGATATTTCAGCGGGCCGTCTTCACCCATTGTCCGGCGTCACCGACGATGCCGACCGGTACCGCTCCGGTCAGACTCACGTTCTGAACGCTCGGACCTGCCCCCACAATCGTGGTGTCCTGCAGGATCGGCAGCACGGTCGCCATCTCCCACAGCCGCGGTTCGACGGCGTTGATGACGTCGTTGATGTCCTTGGTGCCGCCGAGGGCGGCGTCGATGTCGCCCTGGATGCTGTGGTCGCAGATGCCGGTCAGGTTCGACGGCGCCTGCACCAACGCGCCGGGCTCCTGCGCGTGCGACGGCGGCGCGGAGGTGGCTGCGGTCGGCGTGGTGGCGGGGGCCGGCTTGGCGGTCGAGCCCGACGAGGCCGGCGCCGCGGCCGTCGACACCGCGGTGGCTTCCAGCGCCGGGCAGCTGAAGCGAGATGCCAACAGCGTGGCCAGGTTTCCGCCGGCCTCGCTCCATCCGACCAGCGCGTCGACGCGGTTGTTCACCAGCGCCTCGCGGTACAGCGCGACCGGGTCGAGCGCCAACACGGTCGCGTCGATGCCGACGTTGCGCAACTGGTCGGCGGCGGTGTTCGCGACGGCCTGCGAGGTCGGGTCGTTGGCCGCGACCCCGAGGACCAGCGACAGCTCCTTGCCGTCCTTGGTGACGTGGCCGTGGGTGCTGTCCGGCGACGAGTTGTCGTTGTCAATCTGGTAGCCCGCCGCTTCCAGCAGCCCGAGCGCCGCGGTCCGGTTCATCGCCGGCGGGGCGGTAGGTACGTAGCCGGGGTCGCTGGGCGAACGGATCTGCGCCTGGTCCAGGCTGACGGTGTTGTCGCTGCCCGCGCCGACGGCGGCGAGCAGGTCGACGTCGAGCAACCCTAGGATCGCCTTGCGCACCTGCCCGTCGGCCAGCTTGGCCACGTTGGCCCGCAGGGTCAGCTGCATCACCCGAGGCGTCATGATCCGGGCGGTACGCACGTCGGGAATCGCCGACAACTGCGCGAAAGCCGCTGAGCCACCGTGTACTTGGGCCACCTGGGTGTCGCCGTTGCGGACGGAGTCGGCCAGCGCGGCGGGTGCCCCGGCACGGCGGAACAGCACCAGATCGGGCTTGGCCGGCGGGCCCCAGTAGCGGTCGTTGCGGGCCAGCAGGAGTTCGTCGCGCTGCGGGTCGATCGACTCGACCCGGAACTGCCCACCGGTGACCGGCAGCGCGCGAGCCAGACCGGCCGGGAAGCCGCCCGGCACGTCCTTGACGATGTGGGCGGGCAGGATGTTGCTGAACAACTCGCGCCACGCAGGGTAGGGCCGGGCGAAGGTGACGACGGCCTGCTTGCCGCCGTCGATCGACTGCACCCCGGTGATCAGGTCATACCCGGCGGGGTCGACCACCCCGGGCTGGCCCACCATCTGGCGCCACAGGTACCAGAAGTCGTCGGCGGCGATCGGCGCGTTGTCGGTCCACTGCGCCTCCGGCCGGATCTTGTAGGTGACCGTGAACGGGTTCTCGTTGGTCACCTCCGCGGACTTGAGCAGCGTCGGGTCCATCTCCCAGCGCGATCCCGTCGGGGTGTTCGGGTCAGCCACCGGACGGAACGCGCTCGGCAACACCAGCGCGCTCACCGCGGCGTTGACCGCCGAAAGATCGGACAGCAGATGGGGATTGAAGCCGGCGCCGATCGAGTCGATGCCCATGATGATCTGCGTCTTGCGCTGCGGCGGCGGGGCCGCGCTGCGCGACGTCTCGGTGCTCTGCGGTGCCGGCGGCGGGCTGACGGCGCAGCCGCCGAAGGCCAACAGCGAAACCAGCATGCCTGCGGTCAGGGAGACGCGGCGGGCTCGTGTCGGCACGCCTGACAATGTATCGGGGTCGCTATTCGTCAGCCGCGGGCCTTGGCCCGAGCCTTCGCCCGCGCCCGCAGCGTCGCGGTGAGCTCGACCTTGCGCACCCGCACCACCTCGGGCGTCACCTCGACGCACTCGTCCTCGGCGCAGAACTCCATCGCCTGCTCCAACCCCAGCTCCAGCGGACGGGCCAGCGTCTCCATCACGTCGGCCGTCGACGACCGCATGTTGGTCAGCTTCTTCTCCCGCGTCACGTTGACGTCGAGGTCCTCGGCGCGCGGGTTGATGCCCACGACCTGGCCCTCGTAGGTGTCCTCGCCGGGCTCGACAAAGAACTGCCCGCGGTCGGCCAGCTGGATCATCGCGAACGGGGTGATCGAGCCACTGCGGTCGGAGACCAGCGAGCCGGTGTGCCGCGCCTTGATCTCGCCCGCCCAGGGCCGGTAGCCGTCGAAGACCGCGTTGGCGATCCCGGTGCCGCGGGTCAGCGTCAGGAAGTCGGTGCGGAAGCCGATCAGGCCGCGGCTCGGCACGATGAAGTCCATCCGCACCCAGCCCGCGGCGTGGTTCGTCATCTCCTCCATGCGGCCCTTGCGGGCGGCCATCAACTGGGTGATCGCGCCGACGAACTCCTCGGGACAGTCGATGGTCATCGCCTCGAACGGCTCGTGCAGCTTGCCGTCGACCATCTGGGTGACCACCTGCGGCTTGCCGACGGTCAGCTCGAAGCCTTCCCGGCGCATCTGCTCGACGAGCACTGCCAGCGCCAGCTCGCCACGGCCCTGGACCTCCCAGGCGTCCGGCCGGTCGATCTCGACGACCTTGATCGACACGTTTCCGACGAGCTCGGAGTCCAAGCGCGACTTGACCATTCGCGCGGTGAGCTTGTGACCGGAGACCTTGCCGGCCAGCGGCGACGTGTTGGTGCCGATGGTCACCGAGATGGCGGGCTCGTCGACGGTGATGCGGGGCAGCGCGTGCGCGTGCTCGATGTCGGCGAGGGTGTCGCCGATCATGATCTCCGGGATGCCCGCGACCGCGACGATGTCGCCGGCGATGGCCTCCTCGGTCGGTGTGCGCTCGACGCCCTCAGTGACCAGCAGCTCGGTGATCTTGGCGTTGGTGATGACGGGGTGGCCCTCGACCTCACGCATCCAGGCCACCTGCTGGCCCTTCTTGATGCGGCCCTTGTAGATGCGGATCAGCGCGAGCCGGCCGAGGAAGGCCGACGCGTCGAGGTTGGTCACCAGGGCCTGCAGCGGCGCCTCGGGATCACCCTGCGGCGGCGGTATGTGCTTGAGCAGGACGTCGAACAGCGGGTCGAGGTTCTCGCCGTCGGGGTTCTCGCCGTTGACCGGCTCGGTGGTGCTGGCGATTCCGGCGCGGCCCGAGGCATACAGCGTGGGCAGGTCGAGCGCCTTCTCCGCGGCGGCCTGAGCTTCCTCGTCGAGATCGGAGGCGACGTCGAGGAGCAGGTCATGGCTCTCCTCGACGACCTCGGCAATGCGGGCGTCCGGCCGGTCGGTCTTGTTGACGACGAGGATCACCGGCAGGTGCGCGGCCAGCGCCTTGCGCAGCACGAAGCGGGTCTGCGGCAGCGGGCCCTCGGACGCGTCGACGAGCAGCAGCACGCCGTCGACCATCGACAGCCCGCGCTCCACCTCGCCGCCGAAGTCGGCGTGGCCCGGGGTGTCGATCACGTTGATGACGGTCATCGAGCCGTCCGCGTGCTGCCGGTGCACGGCCGTGTTCTTCGCCAGGATCGTGATGCCCTTTTCCTTCTCCAGGTCACCGGAGTCCATCAGGCGTTCGATCGCGTCGTCGCCGCGGTGGGTCAACGCCCCCGACTGCCGCAGCATCGCGTCGACCAGGGTCGTCTTCCCATGGTCGACGTGCGCGACGATGGCTACGTTACGAAAATCCACGTCGAGAATTGTCGCAGCGGAGGTGACCAATCGCGAAAACGCGACGTGTACAGAAGTACGCGATGGCCAAGGCGAAGAAGAAGTGCTGCCGCTCCACACCACGCTGTAAGCGCTGTCCATTGGTGCTGCACAAGGTCAGTAAGGCCGAGGCGAGCGGGATCCATGGCAAGGAGTTGGACAAGGTGTTCAAGCGCGCCCGAAAGGCGCGGTGAGCTGCGACGTCGGACCGCCGGCGGGATCAGCCGGCCACGACATCGGCCGTGGCGGTGTTGTCGGGTGCGTCGATCCTCGGATCCGCTCTCACCGGGTTCAGGCGTCGCACCAGCTCCGTCGAACGGGTGTGCCGCATGTCACGGCGTCTTCAGCAGCACCAGCACGCGTGGGCCGGGCGGTGGATCGCCGAAGTCCG
The sequence above is a segment of the Candidatus Mycobacterium wuenschmannii genome. Coding sequences within it:
- the mshB gene encoding N-acetyl-1-D-myo-inositol-2-amino-2-deoxy-alpha-D-glucopyranoside deacetylase — protein: MQETPRLLFVHAHPDDETITNGVTIAHYVGRGAQVKVVTCTLGEEGEVIGDQWAQLAVDHADQLGGYRILELTTALRALGLDGPVYLGGPGRWRDSGMAGSEARGQRRFSDADQHEAVGALVEIIREMRPHVVVTYDPNGGYGHPDHIQTHVVTTAAVDAAGSTNEYPGTPWTVPKFYWTVISRSAFIAGWAALGPDDTRDDWIVPPPDGEFGEMGFPDDEIDAVIDDPAALPAKIAAMRAHATQLTVGPTGRTLALSNNIALPVIAQEHYILAGGTAGERGDHGWESDLLAGLDLAGADSR
- a CDS encoding TetR/AcrR family transcriptional regulator, which gives rise to MGQQTAAVRTRRRGKQLEDALYDATLAELAAVGYGGLTMEGIAARARTGKAALYRRWSSKHDLVQAALLYALPPLPEPRADRSARENLLAVLSAHCDVVSGKTAFPGLDSMQQLLHEPELRAIFADAVVGPRLRITETILQAGADHGEIDADTMTPYTARVGTALVNQQMLLTGAPPSKRQLAQIVDTVLPNRH
- the typA gene encoding translational GTPase TypA; the encoded protein is MDFRNVAIVAHVDHGKTTLVDAMLRQSGALTHRGDDAIERLMDSGDLEKEKGITILAKNTAVHRQHADGSMTVINVIDTPGHADFGGEVERGLSMVDGVLLLVDASEGPLPQTRFVLRKALAAHLPVILVVNKTDRPDARIAEVVEESHDLLLDVASDLDEEAQAAAEKALDLPTLYASGRAGIASTTEPVNGENPDGENLDPLFDVLLKHIPPPQGDPEAPLQALVTNLDASAFLGRLALIRIYKGRIKKGQQVAWMREVEGHPVITNAKITELLVTEGVERTPTEEAIAGDIVAVAGIPEIMIGDTLADIEHAHALPRITVDEPAISVTIGTNTSPLAGKVSGHKLTARMVKSRLDSELVGNVSIKVVEIDRPDAWEVQGRGELALAVLVEQMRREGFELTVGKPQVVTQMVDGKLHEPFEAMTIDCPEEFVGAITQLMAARKGRMEEMTNHAAGWVRMDFIVPSRGLIGFRTDFLTLTRGTGIANAVFDGYRPWAGEIKARHTGSLVSDRSGSITPFAMIQLADRGQFFVEPGEDTYEGQVVGINPRAEDLDVNVTREKKLTNMRSSTADVMETLARPLELGLEQAMEFCAEDECVEVTPEVVRVRKVELTATLRARAKARAKARG
- a CDS encoding bifunctional FO biosynthesis protein CofGH — protein: MPLTPDEEPTLLPSPSVPQQHRKPGGSAMRRVLRRARDGVALNVDEAAIALSARGDDLADLCRSAARVRDAGLESAGRRGGTGRLPVSYSRKVFIPVTHLCRDSCHYCTFVTVPGKLRAQGMGMYLEPDEILDIARRGAELGCKEALFTLGDRPEERWPEARAWLEERGYDSTLSYLRAMAIRVLEETGLLPHLNPGVMSWSELSRLKPVAPSMGMMLETTSRRLFETKGLAHYGSPDKDPEVRLRTLTDAGRLSIPFTTGLLVGIGETLVERAETLHAIRKSHKEFGHVQEVIVQNFRAKEHTAMASTPDAGIDDFLATIAVSRLVLGPTMRIQAPPNLVSEEECLALIAAGVDDWGGVSPLTPDHVNPERPWPALDRLAEVTAAAGYDLVERLTAQPKYVQAGAAWIDPRVRGHVVALADPDTGLARDVIPVGMPWQEPDDVASAGRVDLNAAIDTEGRNTETRSDLDSAFGDWESIRAKVHDLAARTPERIDTDVLAALRAAERNPAACSDAEYLALATADGPALEAVAALADSLRRDTVGDDVTFVVNRNINFTNICYTGCRFCAFAQRKDDADAFSLSADEVAQRAWEAHVAGATEVCMQGGIDPELPVTGYADLVRAVKARVPSMHVHAFSPMEIANGVTRSGVSAREWLTSLREAGLDTIPGTAAEILDDEVRWVLTKGKLPTSEWIDIVTTAHEVGLRSSSTMMYGHVDDPKHWVGHLNVLRSIQDRTGGFTEFVPLPFVHQNSPLYLAGAARPGPTHRDNRAVHALARIMLHGRISQIQTSWVKLGTERTQVMLNGGANDLGGTLMEETISRMAGSEFGSAKTVAELTAIAEGIGRPARQRTTDYNPLAA
- a CDS encoding ABC transporter family substrate-binding protein, producing the protein MLVSLLAFGGCAVSPPPAPQSTETSRSAAPPPQRKTQIIMGIDSIGAGFNPHLLSDLSAVNAAVSALVLPSAFRPVADPNTPTGSRWEMDPTLLKSAEVTNENPFTVTYKIRPEAQWTDNAPIAADDFWYLWRQMVGQPGVVDPAGYDLITGVQSIDGGKQAVVTFARPYPAWRELFSNILPAHIVKDVPGGFPAGLARALPVTGGQFRVESIDPQRDELLLARNDRYWGPPAKPDLVLFRRAGAPAALADSVRNGDTQVAQVHGGSAAFAQLSAIPDVRTARIMTPRVMQLTLRANVAKLADGQVRKAILGLLDVDLLAAVGAGSDNTVSLDQAQIRSPSDPGYVPTAPPAMNRTAALGLLEAAGYQIDNDNSSPDSTHGHVTKDGKELSLVLGVAANDPTSQAVANTAADQLRNVGIDATVLALDPVALYREALVNNRVDALVGWSEAGGNLATLLASRFSCPALEATAVSTAAAPASSGSTAKPAPATTPTAATSAPPSHAQEPGALVQAPSNLTGICDHSIQGDIDAALGGTKDINDVINAVEPRLWEMATVLPILQDTTIVGAGPSVQNVSLTGAVPVGIVGDAGQWVKTAR